Proteins encoded in a region of the Labrus mixtus chromosome 19, fLabMix1.1, whole genome shotgun sequence genome:
- the LOC132994298 gene encoding protein 4.1-like isoform X7 gives MTMETGEPQEALPKEAESFPEATAHSTPKQGGGGTLPQSQAQSSLAEDSTSHLSSSSRIVRSPARTLSFRSMQTKVTLLDGSLFTCIIEKRARGQQLIDRVCEHINLLERDYFCLSFRDADNNKNWLDPMKEMKKQVRGVPWNFSFNVKFYPPNPTQLSEDITRYFLCLQLRQDIVSGRLPCSFATHTVLGSYTIQSELGDYDPDECGSDYVSELCFAPNQTKEMEEKIMELHRTHRGMTPAEAEMYFLDNVKKLSMYGVDLHHARMVGSRSDCFPSAQSEDSEGVAIMLGVCSSGLLVYRDRLRINRFSWPKILKISYKRNNFYIKIRPGEFDQFESTIGFKLLNHRAAKRLWKVCVEHHSFFRLLSPEETPKKTLSLGSKFRYSGRTQIQSRRASAQISRPAPHFPRCISKRNMLSRSLDGASRVTPTSSLIGSPASSSLKANGGSHTDMGTGLYGASKAIAVSDLLTSVTPERRTEERAEQVEGVLVVQEKMEDQEEEQDEQEQLEEEQQSPPTPQKQETKTELTDTAVEGELTESDQDEDLKTQETLGSPEEEQKPETTISALRRSFLEGGGGDGGDGGMMTEWDKRLASSPLRRVDDAPMIEPLEPEEPKPTLDEMSPALSALLKSASDQKTFREHNLLKTSETVETVFLMTEPCDQDQHMVDQSQVAPGSLVGPPPEKPPPPPPGACMEHDDFTDDWADNDANQVNCEAGKHVITDDDVSDDEPSSQTSEDDASYASEDAISVLAQAAVEEAMEAAVRQDQSTEANDAKQNSINANFIVSHSEQLLPSMDANNSPSTRIHSAMVSRPTSSLFHRYHEDEDSDRSEEEEEEGGWSFGENSPPPSVPCPTSLCSTNQTQPSENSDDDDEDSEPLQEEVPVMRKTLTYEAPGCRTDSDSSAGLLLSSQTFTAETPNTSTTTHITKMVKGGISETRIEKRIVISGDTEIDHDQALAAALSEARRQHPELSVTRVVVHKETEVSPDQVIVTSQD, from the exons ATGACGATGGAGACAGGTGAGCCACAGGAAGCCCTGCCCAAAGAGGCGGAGTCTTTTCCTGAAGCCACCGCCCACTCCACACctaaacag ggaggggggggcacgCTACCTCAGAGCCAAGCTCAAAGCTCATTGGCTGAGGACTCGACCAGTCACCTGTCATCCAGCAGTCGCATCGTTCGTTCTCCAGCCAGAACTCTGAGCTTCAGAAGCATGCAGACCAAAGTGACCCTGCTGGACGGCTCGCTCTTCACCTGCATCATagag AAACGAGCTCGAGGTCAGCAGCTCATCGACCGAGTGTGTGAACACATCAACCTGCTGGAGAGAGACTacttctgtctgtccttcaGAGACGCAGACAACAACAag AACTGGTTGGATCCgatgaaggagatgaagaagcaggtcagag GCGTTCCCTGGAACTTCTCCTTCAATGTGAAGTTTTACCCTCCTAACCCGACTCAGCTGTCTGAGGACATCACCAG GTACTTCTTGTGTCTTCAGCTCAGACAGGATATAGTTTCTGGACGTCTTCCATGTTCGTTCGCAACGCACACAGTCCTTGGCTCCTACACCATCCAATCAGAGCTTGGAGACTATGATCCTG aTGAGTGTGGTTCAGATTACGTCAGCGAACTGTGTTTCGCTCCAAATCAAACtaaagagatggaggagaagatcATGGAGCTGCACCGAACACACAG aggaATGACTCCGGCTGAGGCAGAGATGTACTTTTTGGACAACGTTAAGAAACTTTCAATGTATGGAGTCGACCTTCATCACGCCAGG atgGTAGGAAGTCGCTCTGATTGCTTCCCTTCAGCTCAGTCAGAG gaCTCGGAGGGCGTGGCCATCATGCTTGGAGTGTGCAGTAGTGGCCTGCTGGTCTACAGAGACAGATTGAGGATCAACAGATTCTCATGGCCAAAGATCCTGAAAATCTCGTACAAAAGAAATAACTTCTACATCAAGATCCGCCCGGGGGAg TTTGATCAGTTTGAGTCCACGATTGGTTTCAAGCTGCTGAACCACAGAGCAGCTAAACGTCTTTGGAAGGTGTGTGTGGAGCACCACTCCTTCTTCAG gTTGCTGTCTCCAGAGGAGACCCCAAAGAAGACACTATCTCTGGGCTCAAAGTTTCGTTATAGCGGTCGGACTCAGATCCAGAGCCGCAGAGCAAGTGCTCAGATCTCCAGACCTGCACCGCATTTCCCACGATGCATCAGTAAGAGGAACATGCTAAGCCGCAGCCTGGATGGAG CTTCTAGGGTCACGCCCAcatcctctctgattggctctccgGCCTCATCATCCCTCAAAGCCAATGGTGGTTCTCACACAG ataTGGGCACAGGGCTATATGGAGCATCTAAAGCCATCGCCGTCAGTGACCTCCTCACCTCAGTGACCCCtgaaagaagaacagaagagagGGCGGAGCAAG TGGAGGGGGTTCTGGTGGTGCAGGAGAAGATGGAGGatcaagaggaggagcaggatgaacaggagcagctggaggaggagcagcagagtcctccaACTCctcagaaacaggaaacaaag ACTGAGCTGACTGACACGGCCGTGGAGGGAGAGCTGACAGAG tCGGATCAGGATGaagatttaaagacacag GAGACGTTGGGGAGTccggaggaggagcagaaaccCGAGACCACTATCAGCGCTCTGAGACGCTCCTTCttagagggaggggggggagacgggGGAGACGGGGGGATGATGACAGAGTGGGACAAACGCCTCGCCTCCTCACCTCTACGACGTGTTGATGACGCCCCGATGATCGAACCACTGGAaccagaagag cctAAACCTACCCTTGATGAAATGTCTCCTGCGCTGAGCGCTCTGCTGAAGTCGGCCAGCGATCAAAAAACTTTCAGAGAACACAACCTCCTGAAG ACGTCGGAGACGGTGGAGACGGTCTTCCTGATGACTGAGCCATGTGACCAGGATCAGCATATGGTGGACCAGTCTCAGGTAGCACCAGGAAGTCTTGTTGGTCCGCCCCCTGAAAAGCCCCCGCCCCCTCCACCAGGGGCCTGCATGGAACATGATGATTTCACTGATGATTGGGCTGATAATGATGCTAACCAGGTTAACTgtgaagcaggtaaacatgtcatcactgatgatgatgtcagCGATGACGAGCCTAGTAGCCAGACTAGTGAAGATGATGCTAGCTACGCTAGCGAAGATGCTATCAGTGTACTAGCACAGGCTGCAGTGGAGGAAGCCATGGAGGCAGCAGTGAGACAGGATCAGAGCACAGAGGCTAATGATGCTAAACAGAATAGCATCAATGCTAACTTTATAGTAAGCCACAGTGAGCAGCTGCTACCTAGCATGGACGCTAACAACAGTCCCAGCACTAGAATCCATTCTGCCATGGTGTCCCGACCCACCTCGAGTCTGTTTCATCGTTACCATGAGGATGAGGATTCTGACCgttcagaggaggaagaggaggaggggggttggagcTTTGGAGAaaactcccctcccccctctgtaccaTGCCCTACCTCCCTCTGCTCGACCAACCAGACACAGCCTTCAGaaaacagtgatgatgatgacgaagaTTCAGAACCTCTACAGGAG GAGGTCCCAGTGATGAGGAAAACTCTGACCTATGAAGCTCCGGGG tGTCGGACGGACTCTGATTCCTCTGCAGGTCTGCTGCTGAGCTCCCAGACCTTCACTGCAGAGACCCCCAACACCAGCACCACTACGCACATCACCAAG ATGGTTAAAGGAGGAATTTCAGAAACCCGAATCGAGAAGAGAATCGTGATTTCCGGGGACACAGAAATCGACCACGACCAG GCTCTTGCAGCGGCGCTCAGCGAGGCGCGGCGGCAGCATCCTGAGCTGTCCGTCACACGCGTGGTCGTCCATAAAGAAACCGAAGTGTCACCTGATCAGGTTATAGTGACATCACAG gACTAA
- the LOC132994298 gene encoding band 4.1-like protein 3 isoform X9, whose product MTMETGEPQEALPKEAESFPEATAHSTPKQGGGGTLPQSQAQSSLAEDSTSHLSSSSRIVRSPARTLSFRSMQTKVTLLDGSLFTCIIEKRARGQQLIDRVCEHINLLERDYFCLSFRDADNNKNWLDPMKEMKKQVRGVPWNFSFNVKFYPPNPTQLSEDITRYFLCLQLRQDIVSGRLPCSFATHTVLGSYTIQSELGDYDPDECGSDYVSELCFAPNQTKEMEEKIMELHRTHRGMTPAEAEMYFLDNVKKLSMYGVDLHHARMVGSRSDCFPSAQSEDSEGVAIMLGVCSSGLLVYRDRLRINRFSWPKILKISYKRNNFYIKIRPGEFDQFESTIGFKLLNHRAAKRLWKVCVEHHSFFRLLSPEETPKKTLSLGSKFRYSGRTQIQSRRASAQISRPAPHFPRCISKRNMLSRSLDGASRVTPTSSLIGSPASSSLKANGGSHTDMGTGLYGASKAIAVSDLLTSVTPERRTEERAEQVEGVLVVQEKMEDQEEEQDEQEQLEEEQQSPPTPQKQETKTELTDTAVEGELTESDQDEDLKTQETLGSPEEEQKPETTISALRRSFLEGGGGDGGDGGMMTEWDKRLASSPLRRVDDAPMIEPLEPEEVGGVISSQCSPQPMREKSYTVGRSYDTASGRVITMLSCDSNVTMTTGSIAMAKQFTIIPLSPTDDVIIGGPLIAIKEVKTPTSPSEPAPGVSDIISDVRVSDTGGVGGGAYLSARKSPLDELNLSTSLSPDHLTGRMSPSMVRVPKPTLDEMSPALSALLKSASDQKTFREHNLLKTSETVETVFLMTEPCDQDQHMVDQSQEVPVMRKTLTYEAPGCRTDSDSSAGLLLSSQTFTAETPNTSTTTHITKMVKGGISETRIEKRIVISGDTEIDHDQALAAALSEARRQHPELSVTRVVVHKETEVSPDQVIVTSQD is encoded by the exons ATGACGATGGAGACAGGTGAGCCACAGGAAGCCCTGCCCAAAGAGGCGGAGTCTTTTCCTGAAGCCACCGCCCACTCCACACctaaacag ggaggggggggcacgCTACCTCAGAGCCAAGCTCAAAGCTCATTGGCTGAGGACTCGACCAGTCACCTGTCATCCAGCAGTCGCATCGTTCGTTCTCCAGCCAGAACTCTGAGCTTCAGAAGCATGCAGACCAAAGTGACCCTGCTGGACGGCTCGCTCTTCACCTGCATCATagag AAACGAGCTCGAGGTCAGCAGCTCATCGACCGAGTGTGTGAACACATCAACCTGCTGGAGAGAGACTacttctgtctgtccttcaGAGACGCAGACAACAACAag AACTGGTTGGATCCgatgaaggagatgaagaagcaggtcagag GCGTTCCCTGGAACTTCTCCTTCAATGTGAAGTTTTACCCTCCTAACCCGACTCAGCTGTCTGAGGACATCACCAG GTACTTCTTGTGTCTTCAGCTCAGACAGGATATAGTTTCTGGACGTCTTCCATGTTCGTTCGCAACGCACACAGTCCTTGGCTCCTACACCATCCAATCAGAGCTTGGAGACTATGATCCTG aTGAGTGTGGTTCAGATTACGTCAGCGAACTGTGTTTCGCTCCAAATCAAACtaaagagatggaggagaagatcATGGAGCTGCACCGAACACACAG aggaATGACTCCGGCTGAGGCAGAGATGTACTTTTTGGACAACGTTAAGAAACTTTCAATGTATGGAGTCGACCTTCATCACGCCAGG atgGTAGGAAGTCGCTCTGATTGCTTCCCTTCAGCTCAGTCAGAG gaCTCGGAGGGCGTGGCCATCATGCTTGGAGTGTGCAGTAGTGGCCTGCTGGTCTACAGAGACAGATTGAGGATCAACAGATTCTCATGGCCAAAGATCCTGAAAATCTCGTACAAAAGAAATAACTTCTACATCAAGATCCGCCCGGGGGAg TTTGATCAGTTTGAGTCCACGATTGGTTTCAAGCTGCTGAACCACAGAGCAGCTAAACGTCTTTGGAAGGTGTGTGTGGAGCACCACTCCTTCTTCAG gTTGCTGTCTCCAGAGGAGACCCCAAAGAAGACACTATCTCTGGGCTCAAAGTTTCGTTATAGCGGTCGGACTCAGATCCAGAGCCGCAGAGCAAGTGCTCAGATCTCCAGACCTGCACCGCATTTCCCACGATGCATCAGTAAGAGGAACATGCTAAGCCGCAGCCTGGATGGAG CTTCTAGGGTCACGCCCAcatcctctctgattggctctccgGCCTCATCATCCCTCAAAGCCAATGGTGGTTCTCACACAG ataTGGGCACAGGGCTATATGGAGCATCTAAAGCCATCGCCGTCAGTGACCTCCTCACCTCAGTGACCCCtgaaagaagaacagaagagagGGCGGAGCAAG TGGAGGGGGTTCTGGTGGTGCAGGAGAAGATGGAGGatcaagaggaggagcaggatgaacaggagcagctggaggaggagcagcagagtcctccaACTCctcagaaacaggaaacaaag ACTGAGCTGACTGACACGGCCGTGGAGGGAGAGCTGACAGAG tCGGATCAGGATGaagatttaaagacacag GAGACGTTGGGGAGTccggaggaggagcagaaaccCGAGACCACTATCAGCGCTCTGAGACGCTCCTTCttagagggaggggggggagacgggGGAGACGGGGGGATGATGACAGAGTGGGACAAACGCCTCGCCTCCTCACCTCTACGACGTGTTGATGACGCCCCGATGATCGAACCACTGGAaccagaagag GTGGGCGGGGTCATATCAAGCCAATGTTCTCCTCAGCCAATGAGAGAGAAGAGCTACACTGTGGGGCGGAGCTATGACACTGCCTCTGGTAGGGTCATCACCATGTTGTCCTGTGACTCCAATGTAACCATGACAACGGGAAGTATTGCGATGGCAAAGCAGTTCACAATCATCCCACTGTCCcccactgatgatgtcatcatagGAGGACCACTAATTGCTATTAAAGAGGTGAAGACACCAACCTCTCCTTCAGAACCGGCGCCGGGggtcagtgacatcatcagtgatgtcagagtgtctGACACTGGAGGAGTTGGAGGTGGAGCCTACCTCTCTGCTCGAAAGTCCCCATTAGATGAACTCAACTTAagcacctccctctctccagaTCACCTGACAGGAAGGATGTCGCCGTCCATGGTCAGAGTG cctAAACCTACCCTTGATGAAATGTCTCCTGCGCTGAGCGCTCTGCTGAAGTCGGCCAGCGATCAAAAAACTTTCAGAGAACACAACCTCCTGAAG ACGTCGGAGACGGTGGAGACGGTCTTCCTGATGACTGAGCCATGTGACCAGGATCAGCATATGGTGGACCAGTCTCAG GAGGTCCCAGTGATGAGGAAAACTCTGACCTATGAAGCTCCGGGG tGTCGGACGGACTCTGATTCCTCTGCAGGTCTGCTGCTGAGCTCCCAGACCTTCACTGCAGAGACCCCCAACACCAGCACCACTACGCACATCACCAAG ATGGTTAAAGGAGGAATTTCAGAAACCCGAATCGAGAAGAGAATCGTGATTTCCGGGGACACAGAAATCGACCACGACCAG GCTCTTGCAGCGGCGCTCAGCGAGGCGCGGCGGCAGCATCCTGAGCTGTCCGTCACACGCGTGGTCGTCCATAAAGAAACCGAAGTGTCACCTGATCAGGTTATAGTGACATCACAG gACTAA
- the LOC132994298 gene encoding band 4.1-like protein 3 isoform X4, translated as MTMETGEPQEALPKEAESFPEATAHSTPKQGGGGTLPQSQAQSSLAEDSTSHLSSSSRIVRSPARTLSFRSMQTKVTLLDGSLFTCIIEKRARGQQLIDRVCEHINLLERDYFCLSFRDADNNKNWLDPMKEMKKQVRGVPWNFSFNVKFYPPNPTQLSEDITRYFLCLQLRQDIVSGRLPCSFATHTVLGSYTIQSELGDYDPDECGSDYVSELCFAPNQTKEMEEKIMELHRTHRGMTPAEAEMYFLDNVKKLSMYGVDLHHARMVGSRSDCFPSAQSEDSEGVAIMLGVCSSGLLVYRDRLRINRFSWPKILKISYKRNNFYIKIRPGEFDQFESTIGFKLLNHRAAKRLWKVCVEHHSFFRLLSPEETPKKTLSLGSKFRYSGRTQIQSRRASAQISRPAPHFPRCISKRNMLSRSLDGASRVTPTSSLIGSPASSSLKANGGSHTDMGTGLYGASKAIAVSDLLTSVTPERRTEERAEQVEGVLVVQEKMEDQEEEQDEQEQLEEEQQSPPTPQKQETKTELTDTAVEGELTESDQDEDLKTQETLGSPEEEQKPETTISALRRSFLEGGGGDGGDGGMMTEWDKRLASSPLRRVDDAPMIEPLEPEEVGGVISSQCSPQPMREKSYTVGRSYDTASGRVITMLSCDSNVTMTTGSIAMAKQFTIIPLSPTDDVIIGGPLIAIKEVKTPTSPSEPAPGVSDIISDVRVSDTGGVGGGAYLSARKSPLDELNLSTSLSPDHLTGRMSPSMVRVPKPTLDEMSPALSALLKSASDQKTFREHNLLKTSETVETVFLMTEPCDQDQHMVDQSQVAPGSLVGPPPEKPPPPPPGACMEHDDFTDDWADNDANQVNCEAGKHVITDDDVSDDEPSSQTSEDDASYASEDAISVLAQAAVEEAMEAAVRQDQSTEANDAKQNSINANFIVSHSEQLLPSMDANNSPSTRIHSAMVSRPTSSLFHRYHEDEDSDRSEEEEEEGGWSFGENSPPPSVPCPTSLCSTNQTQPSENSDDDDEDSEPLQEEVPVMRKTLTYEAPGCRTDSDSSAGLLLSSQTFTAETPNTSTTTHITKMVKGGISETRIEKRIVISGDTEIDHDQD; from the exons ATGACGATGGAGACAGGTGAGCCACAGGAAGCCCTGCCCAAAGAGGCGGAGTCTTTTCCTGAAGCCACCGCCCACTCCACACctaaacag ggaggggggggcacgCTACCTCAGAGCCAAGCTCAAAGCTCATTGGCTGAGGACTCGACCAGTCACCTGTCATCCAGCAGTCGCATCGTTCGTTCTCCAGCCAGAACTCTGAGCTTCAGAAGCATGCAGACCAAAGTGACCCTGCTGGACGGCTCGCTCTTCACCTGCATCATagag AAACGAGCTCGAGGTCAGCAGCTCATCGACCGAGTGTGTGAACACATCAACCTGCTGGAGAGAGACTacttctgtctgtccttcaGAGACGCAGACAACAACAag AACTGGTTGGATCCgatgaaggagatgaagaagcaggtcagag GCGTTCCCTGGAACTTCTCCTTCAATGTGAAGTTTTACCCTCCTAACCCGACTCAGCTGTCTGAGGACATCACCAG GTACTTCTTGTGTCTTCAGCTCAGACAGGATATAGTTTCTGGACGTCTTCCATGTTCGTTCGCAACGCACACAGTCCTTGGCTCCTACACCATCCAATCAGAGCTTGGAGACTATGATCCTG aTGAGTGTGGTTCAGATTACGTCAGCGAACTGTGTTTCGCTCCAAATCAAACtaaagagatggaggagaagatcATGGAGCTGCACCGAACACACAG aggaATGACTCCGGCTGAGGCAGAGATGTACTTTTTGGACAACGTTAAGAAACTTTCAATGTATGGAGTCGACCTTCATCACGCCAGG atgGTAGGAAGTCGCTCTGATTGCTTCCCTTCAGCTCAGTCAGAG gaCTCGGAGGGCGTGGCCATCATGCTTGGAGTGTGCAGTAGTGGCCTGCTGGTCTACAGAGACAGATTGAGGATCAACAGATTCTCATGGCCAAAGATCCTGAAAATCTCGTACAAAAGAAATAACTTCTACATCAAGATCCGCCCGGGGGAg TTTGATCAGTTTGAGTCCACGATTGGTTTCAAGCTGCTGAACCACAGAGCAGCTAAACGTCTTTGGAAGGTGTGTGTGGAGCACCACTCCTTCTTCAG gTTGCTGTCTCCAGAGGAGACCCCAAAGAAGACACTATCTCTGGGCTCAAAGTTTCGTTATAGCGGTCGGACTCAGATCCAGAGCCGCAGAGCAAGTGCTCAGATCTCCAGACCTGCACCGCATTTCCCACGATGCATCAGTAAGAGGAACATGCTAAGCCGCAGCCTGGATGGAG CTTCTAGGGTCACGCCCAcatcctctctgattggctctccgGCCTCATCATCCCTCAAAGCCAATGGTGGTTCTCACACAG ataTGGGCACAGGGCTATATGGAGCATCTAAAGCCATCGCCGTCAGTGACCTCCTCACCTCAGTGACCCCtgaaagaagaacagaagagagGGCGGAGCAAG TGGAGGGGGTTCTGGTGGTGCAGGAGAAGATGGAGGatcaagaggaggagcaggatgaacaggagcagctggaggaggagcagcagagtcctccaACTCctcagaaacaggaaacaaag ACTGAGCTGACTGACACGGCCGTGGAGGGAGAGCTGACAGAG tCGGATCAGGATGaagatttaaagacacag GAGACGTTGGGGAGTccggaggaggagcagaaaccCGAGACCACTATCAGCGCTCTGAGACGCTCCTTCttagagggaggggggggagacgggGGAGACGGGGGGATGATGACAGAGTGGGACAAACGCCTCGCCTCCTCACCTCTACGACGTGTTGATGACGCCCCGATGATCGAACCACTGGAaccagaagag GTGGGCGGGGTCATATCAAGCCAATGTTCTCCTCAGCCAATGAGAGAGAAGAGCTACACTGTGGGGCGGAGCTATGACACTGCCTCTGGTAGGGTCATCACCATGTTGTCCTGTGACTCCAATGTAACCATGACAACGGGAAGTATTGCGATGGCAAAGCAGTTCACAATCATCCCACTGTCCcccactgatgatgtcatcatagGAGGACCACTAATTGCTATTAAAGAGGTGAAGACACCAACCTCTCCTTCAGAACCGGCGCCGGGggtcagtgacatcatcagtgatgtcagagtgtctGACACTGGAGGAGTTGGAGGTGGAGCCTACCTCTCTGCTCGAAAGTCCCCATTAGATGAACTCAACTTAagcacctccctctctccagaTCACCTGACAGGAAGGATGTCGCCGTCCATGGTCAGAGTG cctAAACCTACCCTTGATGAAATGTCTCCTGCGCTGAGCGCTCTGCTGAAGTCGGCCAGCGATCAAAAAACTTTCAGAGAACACAACCTCCTGAAG ACGTCGGAGACGGTGGAGACGGTCTTCCTGATGACTGAGCCATGTGACCAGGATCAGCATATGGTGGACCAGTCTCAGGTAGCACCAGGAAGTCTTGTTGGTCCGCCCCCTGAAAAGCCCCCGCCCCCTCCACCAGGGGCCTGCATGGAACATGATGATTTCACTGATGATTGGGCTGATAATGATGCTAACCAGGTTAACTgtgaagcaggtaaacatgtcatcactgatgatgatgtcagCGATGACGAGCCTAGTAGCCAGACTAGTGAAGATGATGCTAGCTACGCTAGCGAAGATGCTATCAGTGTACTAGCACAGGCTGCAGTGGAGGAAGCCATGGAGGCAGCAGTGAGACAGGATCAGAGCACAGAGGCTAATGATGCTAAACAGAATAGCATCAATGCTAACTTTATAGTAAGCCACAGTGAGCAGCTGCTACCTAGCATGGACGCTAACAACAGTCCCAGCACTAGAATCCATTCTGCCATGGTGTCCCGACCCACCTCGAGTCTGTTTCATCGTTACCATGAGGATGAGGATTCTGACCgttcagaggaggaagaggaggaggggggttggagcTTTGGAGAaaactcccctcccccctctgtaccaTGCCCTACCTCCCTCTGCTCGACCAACCAGACACAGCCTTCAGaaaacagtgatgatgatgacgaagaTTCAGAACCTCTACAGGAG GAGGTCCCAGTGATGAGGAAAACTCTGACCTATGAAGCTCCGGGG tGTCGGACGGACTCTGATTCCTCTGCAGGTCTGCTGCTGAGCTCCCAGACCTTCACTGCAGAGACCCCCAACACCAGCACCACTACGCACATCACCAAG ATGGTTAAAGGAGGAATTTCAGAAACCCGAATCGAGAAGAGAATCGTGATTTCCGGGGACACAGAAATCGACCACGACCAG gACTAA